Proteins from a genomic interval of Rhinoraja longicauda isolate Sanriku21f chromosome 16, sRhiLon1.1, whole genome shotgun sequence:
- the LOC144601175 gene encoding interferon-induced protein with tetratricopeptide repeats 5-like isoform X1, with amino-acid sequence MSDALKESLLVKLGQLQCHFMWGPQMDDADLDDVKQKLQDSIIIGGNRQGVPHNQLAYVNYLQGNHEEALRDLEEAERHLSEIHGDGLERRSIVTHGNRAWLHYHMGQLSEVQSYLDKLEVTCGPLTQGPHVTAMLPEVWGEKGWSLLSSSSQCCEEAKECFARALEEDPDNVEWAMGYATALYRLESISGIHENPEESQSVRQLRRVLELDPGESVARVMLALRLQEFKQKAEANKLVEEALRTTPDSPFVLRYAAKFYRTEHDVDKAIGLLKKALEFTPDATFLHHQIGICYREKLTALFRNQGSGDPDVKAELIRHCKLHFGTAFQLKPSFIFAQLDFAGICLMNGELDRAAEMYHNLQRLENVTPEQKQAIEVQLGLYELCHTNSESNAIHHFMEGLKIQRRTKHWKICYTNLERIARRQINMNPHNSRALGILGFLHQQAGENSEAVECFEKALQINPGNEEYRSALCELRSST; translated from the coding sequence CGACGCACTGAAGGAGTCTTTATTGGTGAAGCTCGGCCAGCTTCAGTGCCACTTCATGTGGGGCCCACAGATGGACGACGCCGACCTAGATGACGTgaagcagaagttgcaggattcgATTATCATCGGCGGGAATCGCCAAGGCGTGCCGCACAACCAGCTGGCTTACGTCAACTACCTGCAGGGCAACCACGAAGAAGCCCTCCGTGACTTAGAGGAGGCGGAGAGGCATCTGAGTGAGATCCACGGGGATGGACTTGAGAGGCGGAGCATCGTCACCCATGGCAATAGGGCCTGGTTGCATTACCACATGGGGCAACTCAGCGAGGTCCAGTCCTATCTCGACAAGCTGGAGGTGACGTGTGGCCCCCTCACCCAGGGCCCGCACGTCACGGCAATGCTGCCCGAGGTctggggggagaaggggtggtCTTTGCTGAGCTCCAGCTCTCAGTGCTGCGAGGAGGCGAAGGAATGTTTTGCCAGGGCTCTGGAGGAAGATCCCGACAACGTGGAGTGGGCCATGGGCTACGCCACCGCTCTGTACCGTCTGGAATCGATTTCCGGGATCCACGAAAACCCTGAAGAGAGTCAGTCGGTGAGACAGCTGAGACGGGTCCTGGAGCTGGATCCGGGTGAatctgtggccagggtgatgctgGCCCTCAGGCTCCAAGAGTTCAAGCAAAAGGCGGAAGCGAATAAACTGGTTGAAGAAGCGTTGCGGACAACCCCAGATTCTCCATTTGTACTCCGCTATGCAGCAAAGTTTTACAGAACAGAGCATGATGTTGATAAAGCGATAGGGCTGTTGAAGAAAGCCTTAGAATTCACTCCCGACGCTACCTTCTTGCACCATCAAATAGGTATCTGTTACAGGGAAAAGCTAACGGCTCTGTTTAGAAATCAGGGCAGTGGAGACCCTGACGTGAAGGCTGAGTTGATCCGTCATTGCAAGCTCCATTTTGGAACGGCATTTCAACTGAAGCCTTCGTTTATATTTGCACAGCTGGATTTTGCCGGGATCTGCTTAATGAATGGTGAACTAGACAGGGCAGCGGAGATGTACCACAACCTCCAGAGATTAGAGAATGTTACTCCAGAACAAAAGCAGGCAATAGAGGTACAGCTTGGATTATATGAACTGTGTCACACCAATTCTGAATCCAACGCCATCCACCATTTTATGGAAGGCCTTAAAATCCAGCGCCGCACAAAACATTGGAAAATTTGTTACACTAACTTGGAGAGGATTGCAAGAAGGCAAATTAACATGAACCCGCACAACAGCAGAGCGCTCG